The genomic window ATTTACCGACTAAAGCAATCGTCGTTTTTTTAGATAAGTTTCTAACTCTATCAACTAAAGCTGTCCATTCTGTCATGTCTGCTTGTCCACAAGACATCTTTAGGTGGTCACAAACAATTTGATCTAAATGCTGTGCTTGTAATGCAAGAGGTACAGCATATAAAGTGTCAGCATCCTCTGCTTCAATAACAGCACGCGTATCAATATCACAAAATAAAGCAATTTTGTCTTTCATGTCTTGTGTCATTGGCATTTCTGTACGCACTACAATGACATTTGGTTGTATTCCTAAGCTACGAAGTTCTTTAACACTATGCTGTGTTGGCTTTGTTTTCATTTCGCCAGCAGCTTTAATGTACGGTATAAGTGTGCAATGGATATACATGACATTGTCACGACCAATATCACTCTTAATTTGGCGAATAGCTTCTAAAAATGGAAGAGATTCAATATCTCCCACTGTTCCCCCGATTTCAGTGATTACTACATCTGCTCCAGTTTCTCTTCCTGCACGGAAAACACGTTCTTTAATTTCATTTGTAATGTGTGGAATAACTTGAACAGTTCCACCGAGATAATCCCCGCGACGCTCTTTTTTAATAACGGTTGAGTAGATTTTACCTGTTGTCACATTATTGTATTTTGTTAAGTTTATATCGATAAAACGCTCGTAATGGCCTAAATCAAGATCTGTTTCCGCTCCATCATCTGTTACAAACACTTCTCCGTGCTGATATGGACTCATCGTACCTGGATCCACATTAATATATGGATCAAACTTTTGAATGGTAACACTTAATCCTCTGTTTTTTAAAAGACGTCCTAATGATGCTGCCGTGATACCCTTTCCTAAAGAAGATACAACGCCACCTGTTACGAATATATACTTAGTCATTTGTTTTCCCCCTACTATGTATTTTTCAAGAAAAGTGCAAAGTGTTAACTTAGCGGCTACAAGCGCTAGAGGATCAGACCGTGAAGTCGGGTATTGACTTCATCAACCGAACCGAAGCCACCAAAGAACCATGGTGTTTATTTTCCCTTAAGAGCTGTGAAAAGCACTACTTTTCACTTATACTTTCTCAAGTTCTTACGAAGATGCTCGAAGCTAGACACTTATTTTTATACTCTTTTGTAAGCCAAGGTGTGGATAACACACTTACTAAAA from Bacillus sp. HMF5848 includes these protein-coding regions:
- a CDS encoding CTP synthase, which produces MTKYIFVTGGVVSSLGKGITAASLGRLLKNRGLSVTIQKFDPYINVDPGTMSPYQHGEVFVTDDGAETDLDLGHYERFIDINLTKYNNVTTGKIYSTVIKKERRGDYLGGTVQVIPHITNEIKERVFRAGRETGADVVITEIGGTVGDIESLPFLEAIRQIKSDIGRDNVMYIHCTLIPYIKAAGEMKTKPTQHSVKELRSLGIQPNVIVVRTEMPMTQDMKDKIALFCDIDTRAVIEAEDADTLYAVPLALQAQHLDQIVCDHLKMSCGQADMTEWTALVDRVRNLSKKTTIALVGKYVELQDAYISVVEALRHAGYSFDSDISIRWINSEDVTDENIADYMNGVDGILVPGGFGDRGIDGKITTIRYAREQKVPFLGICLGMQLACVEFARNAVGLKGAHSAEIDPNTPYPIIDLLPEQKDIEDLGGTLRLGLFPCKVSEETKVWDAYKDEVVYERHRHRYEFNNQFRQVMEQNGFKFSGTSPDGRLVEIIELEDHPWFVASQFHPEFSSRPTRPQPLFHDFIQASLKYSEKL